Proteins co-encoded in one Brachyhypopomus gauderio isolate BG-103 unplaced genomic scaffold, BGAUD_0.2 sc250, whole genome shotgun sequence genomic window:
- the LOC143504284 gene encoding uncharacterized protein LOC143504284, translated as MSSGQQILCNSVTHGPGHCSPRPVSTAKVNGPQFTSTSFISPQLPPHMAKNNSPMKEDQGGSKPGGSNSSSVPKSRPSPCSSSAAASHLRPLPSSSSSSAPQSTSDLSWPVQVNGGAAAHNRAAFLVPYGQESSDESDQEGGALDNGTGKSYPGAKASDGKGGMDGPLFHSSSSLTPKTNGSSCFPGILPRENGSGLVHSAQNGHHKVNGFKPCDKATEIGASLSSLVSPTSGLDSQLRKNAYSSKPSCSDATLPPSPSSGRTKAMSEPLTQHVPAVPASAQAPFSPRDAS; from the exons ATGAGCAGTG GTCAACAGATCTTATGTAACTCTGTGACCCAtggtcccggtcattgctcccctcgcccggtcagcacggccaaggtgaacgggcctcagttcacctccacctccttcatcagtccacagcttcctcctcacatggcaaag aataactctcccatgaaggaggaccaaggtggctcaaagcctggcggcagcaacagcagcagcgtCCCGAAGAGCCGGCCCAGCCCCTGCAGTTCTTCGGCTGCCGCATCCCACCTGCGCCCGCtgccctcgtcctcttcctccagcgcaCCACAGTCTACCTCAGACCTCAGTTGGCCTGTGCAGGTGAACGGTGGCGCCGCCGCTCACAATAGAGCAGCTTTCCTGGTTCCGTATGGCCAAGAGTCATCCGACGAGTCCGACCAGGAAGGCGGAGCCTTGGATAATGGCACAGGGAAGTCTTACCCTGGTGCCAAGGCATCCGACGGGAAAGGTGGGATGGATGGTCCCCTCTTCCACAGCTCAAGCTCCCTCACGCCCAAGACCAACGGTTCCAGTTGCTTCCCCGGAATTCTCCCACGAGAAAACGGATCGGGACTTGTTCACAGTGCCCAAAATGGCCACCATAAAGTCAATGGCTTCAAACCATGTGATAAG GCTACAGAAATTGGAGCATCTTTATCTTCCCTGGTGAGCCCCACCAGCGGGTTGGACTCCCAGCTCAGAAAGAACGCATACAG CTCCAAGCCATCGTGCTCTGATGCCACGCTCCCTCCTTCGCCTTCCTCTGGACGGACAAAAGCGATGTCCGAGCCTCTCACTCAACATGTCCCCGCTGTCCCCGCCTCCGCACAGGCCCCATTCAGCCCCCGAGACGCCAGCTAA